The nucleotide sequence acaactttattattttgttgttgtatgtggatgacatgttgattGTAGGACAAGACAAGGagttgatttccaagttgaagagAGATTTGTCCAAGTCATTTGACATGAAGGACTTGGGCTTAGCACAACAAATTCTGGGGATGAAGATTGTTTGAGAACAAACAAGCAGAAATTTATGGCTATCCCAAGAGAAGTACATTAAACGTACACTCGAACACTTCAACATGAAGAGTGCCAAAGGTGTTAGCACACCTTTTGCTCATCATCTGAAGTTAAGCAAGAAAATGTGTCCTacaacaaaggaagaaaaaagaaatatggCTAATCTTCCTTATTCTTCAGCAGTCgggagtttgatgtatgcaatggtgtgtACCAGACCGGATATTACTCATGTAGTTGGTATTGTTAGAAGGTTCCTTAAAAATCCTAGAAAAGAACACTGGGAAGCAGTCAAGTGGATACTCAGGTACTTGAGAGGTACCACGGGAGATTGCTTGTGTTTTGATGGATCTGATCAAATCTTGAAGGGCTATACAGATGCTGATATGGAAGGTGATCTTAATAACAGAAAATCTACTACTGGATTTTTGTTTACATTTTCAGGGGGAGCTATATCATGGCAGTCGAAGTTGCAGATATGAGTCGCACTCTCTACAACTAAAGTAGAGTACATTGCAGCTATTGAAGATGGCAAAGATATAGTATGGCTCAAACGGTATTTTCAAGAACTTGGATTGCATCAGAAGGAGTGCGTTGTCAATTGTGACAGTCAAAGTGCAATAGACTTGAGCAGAAACACCATGTATCATACAAGGACGAAGCACATTGGTGTGAGGTACCATTGAATTCATGAACAAATGGAGAATGAATCGTTCCATGTTAAGAAGATTCACACCAGTGAAAATCCTGCGGATATGCTAACAAAGGTGGTGTCAAAAGATAAGTTCAAATTGTGCAAAGAACTTATCGGCATGAGCTCTCTCTACGAAAACGTGGATACCTCCTTTAGGTGCATGGGACTAGAAGGGGAGATTGTGGGGTCCGGTCCCATTACTCAAAATGCAAGAAAATGCAATAGTCCACATTTGCAGCATACATTGTCAAAGGTTCCATTTATTAGAcaagaaaaaatcaagatatGTTTGATCTTCAATAGATCTTTGGTGTCACTGATGACATCTACATGGGCAGATTTTTGCCTATAAATAGAGCTCATCATCTCACTAGTTAAATACACCAACaaaagagtgaaagaaaaatagagtgaGGCATCACAAAGAGTTTAGTCTGTGAGGAAAAATAGAGAGTATGAGTGATATTGTAGTGAGgtggaaaaatcaaaagagagatttcttttgagtgtgtagTAGTCACTTTAAGTATTGTACTTGTGACTACGATGTTAAATTCCTTACTACAGAGATATCATTTGCTCCTCTTGGCCCGTGATTTTTTTCCCTCattgggtttccacgtaaaaattttggtgtcattattgatcttattattcttgttGATTAACCGTATTATTGTtgtcatatttatttttctttatttcttgttGATTAACCGTATTATTGTTGTCatatttatttctctttattaCCGCAATATTATTATCATGGCGGGATTTATTCCCAACAGTTATAAATTTGCAAGTCCAAATTTTCTAGTCGTTTACAAGTTAGTTTTGCCCTCTACTTCTCGAATACATCCTGTATTCCATGTTTCTCTTTTTAATAAAAAGGCGGGGAGAGTGAATTACCAACCACTAGCCTTGATGGTCAGTTAACTGTGAGACCTGTTGCTGTACTGAGGTGACAAATGGTACAGGTGGGAAATGTGGCCAAGGTCATGGTCTTGATCCAGTGGTCCAATCTAGCTCTTGAAGACACCTCGTGGGAGGAGGTTTCCAGGTTTTGATTAACAACCTTTGAGGTCAAGGTTTGTTTGATCCAAGCGGGATTGTCATGAGATTCAAATATATATCGGTAAAAAAGAGGTTAATCAGATTATAACACGTGGAGAGCTTTCAGTTAATGAGCTCCGACAGTCCAGATAGCTCCAGTTCATTTCCCTATGGTTATAGCTACCTCAACAGTAAAGGCGCTGGGTCATAACTAATTTCCAGTAACTTTCAAACCCGTtccttccttttcctttttcatcctttccttgtacaATCTTCTGGAATCTTCTCTGTTCTCGTCCTCCTCTCATCTCggttcttcttctcttcttctgcAGGTTCTACTCAATTCAAGGAATTGCAGTAGTTAGTTTAGTTAAGTTGCATTTCCGTTACGTTTGCTCAGTTGTAATTTCGAGATTTGGTTAATCAAATTCAGAAATATTGTCCCAAAATTCCTCCGGTTATTTGAGATGTTACAGGTTTTCATGATGATAACTTTGTTCTATTAACTTCagcattttctttttaattttaaattttgtaacttAATGGATTATTACCATGTTCTTCTAATACTAAATTTGGTTCAAATGAAGATTAAAACTTATGACTTGTGCCTATCTAACATATTTTGAACTGCAGTACATTTGCCATTGAACCAAAGCATTCTTTTGTGAAAAGATGTCACTTCAGATCTTACCAGATACCAAACACTTCATAATTTGATGTGATGCATTTAGAAATATaagatttatatttatattcatataatCTCATATTTGGTGTGATGCATTTATCAACTGACAGTTTTTACTTGATATAAAAAGCACCAAATATTGTTTATTTGAGATGATTGGAGTAAACAGGAATTGACAATTAATTGATAAACACTAATATGGAACATGGGTTCATGTGAAGAAACCTACACGCTGTCtcaaataatttattgataaacATTATTATAATATGGCAACCCATATTCTATAAAAACAGTGTGTTAATTCTTCTGTTCAAAATCTACATCCTTCAAAAATTATTCTGTTCCAGTTCTTCTCCATATTGACTTGATGGCAGCTTATAGTGCTGTAATTTCTCTTCTTCGAACTCTTTATCAACGTAATACTCCAGAATTCTCTCATGGTCACACTGCTGAAATGCTCGATTCTCTTTGTGCTACTGCTGAATATTTCCAAGAAGTTCTTGAAAAAGCCACAATTAAGAATAGGGTTGACCctgaaaaaatgaaatctttGGAGGAAAATATTAGAGTTGTTGCTAGTTATGCAGAAGATGTTGTTGAATTGAAGATTTCTCAAATCATCAAAGGCGTAAGCTGGACATTTGGAATTTTACAACACCAGGATTTGCTACCAGTTGTtgaaaaaatggataaaacaAAGAAACAAGTGATGGAGACTCTCTCTCATGATACTGATGCTGATCAAATTCTTGAATTATTGGGGGATTCCTTGATTGGCGTTTCTTCTACAAGTTATCCAACGCGGTCAGAGTTCGATGATGACATCGTGCAGGGACTTGATGATGActtgaattaataattaaaagaCTGATAGGACCACCATCAGATCTAGACATTGTCACAATATCAGGAATGGGTGGCATTGGCAAAACAACACTTGCTAAAAAGTCTTATGATCATCTTACAATCAGGTATCACTTTGACATTCTTGCGTGGGTTACAATATGTCAAGAATTTAGAAGTAGAAATGTATTTTTCGAAGCTTTACATTGCATTTCAAAGGGAAAAGATTATGATAAGATGGCTGAGAGTGAGTTAGCTGACCTGGTGCAAAAGAACCTAAAGGGTCGAAGATaccttgttgttgttgatgatatttgGAGTACGGATGTTTGGGATAGCATAAGAGGTATATTTCCTAATTACAACAGTGGGAGTCGAATCTTATTGACTACTAGGGAAATTGAGGTAGCGATATATGCAGACACTAGTAGCCCTCATATCTTGAACTTAGAAAATGGTTGGAAGTTACTTTGTGATAAGGTGTTTGGACCCGAACATGATCATCCTCTTGAATTGGAAGAAATTGGAAAGGACATAGTAGAAAAATGCCAAGGACTACCATTAACAATTTCTGTGATTGCCGGACATCTTTCTAACACGGCCAAGACACTAGAAGGTTGGAAGGATGTTGCCCAAAACTTAAGGGAAGTTGTTGCTAGTCATCCAAACAGATGCTTAGGAGTGCTCGGTTTGAGTTATCACCACTTGCCTAATCATCTCAAACCTTGTTTTCTTTCGATGAGTAGTTTCCCAGAAGATGTTCAGGTTGATACTTGGAGATTGATTCAATTATGGATTGCAGAAGGTTTCATTAGGACGTCTGGAAGTCGTAAAAGCTTGGAGGAAGTAGCACTAAATAATCTGGAGGACCTTATTAGCAGGAACTTGATACAGGCTGGAAAAAGGCGATTTAATGGTGAGATAAAAGCGTGTGGAATACGTGATCTACTGCGTGAATTTTGTTTGATAGAAGCTGAAACAACAAAGTTTATGCATGTTGACAGAACTTGCCCTACTTTTCCAACACAAAAGCGTGATGTTCGTCACTTCAGTTTTCAAACACAATATTATTCAGCTGATGATTGTCGTAGGCTATTATCGCCTGTTGCCAGATCCATCTACTTATTTTCTGAAAAACAACCTTCTGCAACCCATTACAACCTTCTTGGGTTATTGATCTACCGTCGTGCTGTAACACTTGAAGTTTTCTCCCATTTCAAACTTCTCAGAGTATTGGCCATCTTCAATAGAGGTGTAAAGTTTCGTTCATTTCCACTAGTGATTACAAAGTTATTTCATTTGAGATATCTCGAAGTTCGATGTAACAGCAATATTCCTGCATCAATCTCAGAGCTTCAGAATTTGCAGACTCTAGTTATTCATGTACATCTATACAGTGATATAATTTTACTGGGGCGAATATGGATGATGAAGAGCTTGAGGCATATACATCTGGGGGGAGCCGGTTATTTACCGAGTCCTACAAgagaaaacattcaaaataagCATCTTGCGATAGGGATACCAAATCTAGAGGAACTTTCTGGTCTCTGTTCCACCAAATGCACTAATGAAGTCTTTTGTGGCATTCCCAATCTAAAGAGACTGACAGTCCGTATAGTTTATTCTGAAGAAGCTCCTTTGGCTAATCGCCTCATTGATATGTCCAGCTTGACAAAACTCAAAGCATTGAAGTGTTGCTGGCTTAATTCTTCTCCAGACTCCCTCAAGAATTTCGGTTTCCCAACATCCTTTACAAGGTTGACTTTAGATGGATGGTTCGAGTTCCCTTGGGAAGACATATCAACTCTTGCCATGTTGCCAAATCTTGAAGAGCTCAAACTTAAAGATCAAGCAGCCTATGGTGCAGTATGGAAATTGAGTGACAATGACAAGTTCAAAAGCCTTAAGTTTTTGTTATTTAGATGGCTAAATCTTGAGCATTGGGAAGCTAGCAGTGATAACTTCCCAAATCTAAAACGCCTTGTTCTAAAGATATGCGAAGCCCTGAATGAAATTCCAACAGCATTCGGGGAAATTTGTACTTTGGAGTCAATTGAGTTACTGGATTGCTACTCTTGTGTCAGATTCTGCAAGAATGATTGAACAAGAACAAGAGGACATGGGAAATAACTTCCTTAAAGTCTACATTCATAACAGTTACATGAGTAAGTTTTACATCTCTCAAAATTCCTTCAATTGTTCACATTATTAAGTATACGATCCTTATTGAATCAATATGATGACTTCTAAATACTTTTTATCTTGCTTATATGCAGGGGAATGAAGCTTATTTTAAGGGACAATATAAAGCTTCTGAATGcagaatattttatttatgtttttaaaagtGAAGACTTTCTATTATGTATGTTTTTCTCATCAAATGTGATTTAGATCTGTCTACATTTCTATTGCGTCCTTACATGTTCAAAAGTATCTGTTTTCTGACTATTTCTTGACATATTTTGGGGCCAGATCTCAGTGAGtgatttcatgaaattgatgtaAGTGAAATGGCTTGATCAGTATCAACACTTCGCCACAATTCATTAACTGAAGCAGCTTGGTTAGTAACAATATTTTGACATAATTCATAGTTCCGGCTATAGTATTGCTTGATCCTTCTTGTATATGTAAGTAACTTGACTGCAGTAGCAGTCATTGGAAATACTGCATCGCCACACATAACATCTTTGTGCTAAGAGTAGATGAGTAGCTATTTTATATCTGAATACCGTAAAATATCTATACACATTTAATGCGATGAAAAATGTGTCCTCCTCAAGAGATTAGCCATACAGGAAACCAAACACATCGTATACTTTGTGTCTATTGATATCTAGACAAAAATAATGGTCTCAAACAGTTCGATTTCTGTTTAAAGAATTTTGAGTCTATCACGTTACCTAAAAGATAACTACATCTTTGTAATTAGTAAGACTAGTAATTAGCCTAAAAAATATGTCAGGTTAACTATCACGACACATTAAATATAGCGATTAGATAATAACTATTAGTTGAGTGACCATCTAAAAAATCAACTATTAGTAGCACAAAGAGAATCAGGCGTTTTAGCAGTATGACCATGAAAGAGTACTGGATTCCGTTGCTCAAGAGTTTCAAGAAGAGAAATTACAGCACTATAAGCTGCCAGTAAGTCATTATGGAGAGGAATTGGAACTAAATAATTTGTTGCATGACAccctttaattaatttaattccAACACCATGTTAGTgtttatcaataaattaattgACTTACCAAAATTACTAAGTCAATGCAACTGGAGTGCGCGAAATAATATCTATGTCGAGTTAtaatattaatcatctcccatccattttctttttattaattactcTCTCCATCCATCTTTACTTGTTGTCTTAAATCCATATACCAGCTTTTTGAATCTTCCTTTGTATTTATTATAGAATTTAAATTCAAGGTACTAATTTAAAAATACACACTTTAGAAAACAAATAAATTCGGCCAAACAGGCTAAGTGGTAATTGTGAGCTTTCCCTATCGGTGTGTGGATCTATGATGTTGCATTATCCTAATTGTTAATGTTATATTGGAATAACGTGACATAATGATTTCTTGTCATGGGTGGTGCATTAATGGACAATAAAGTGACTGAAAAACAGAGTCTGGATAGATAAAGTTGACAATATAAAGCTAACTGTTGTCAGTGGGATGTAGGAGATAACCCATGACACacaaatataaaaaggaaaaaagttttaaaaggtttatacatttttatttttgactacCCGAATCATTGCTAAATGTAGATGTTGAGATATACTCTTTCTGTTAACTTTTACTTGTCACGgttaatttatttgatatttaaatGTAACACAACTCCAGCTTCAATTATCAAATAGAACTAAACTTTAATGAGATAAAACAATGATAATGTTCTCATGACGTCTTTTTACCTTACAGAAACATCAAAAATCCAAATACCATATTGGTGCAGGTAGACAACAATGCACCAATCTTCTCACCTTAACTAGAACTTGTAAGTTCCAAAAACTAAAATGTCCAGTAACAATCACTGGCAAAGCTGTTCAACTGCAGTAACAATCTGGGGAGGTTGGACAACAGTCCAGTTCTCTAACGTCCCAGCATATGGAGTTGGCACATCCTGTGAAGACAGACATACGATTGGGGCATCGAGATAGTCATGGAAGTTCTCGGTTATAGCAGCTGTCAAGCTGGCACCAATACCTCCTGTACGCATACATTCCTCAACAATGAGCACGCGATGAGTTTTCTTCACTGATTTCCCGATGGTGTAAAGGTCAAACGGTTTCAATGACCTGATATCAATGACCTCAGGATCGTAACCTTTGTTCACAAGTGTTTTTGCGGCCTGCATCACATGATACCTCATTCTGGAATAAGTTAGAATCGTAACGTGCTCCCCGGGCCGTACCATCTCCGCTTCTTCAAGGTTCAACACGTACTCTTCGTCTGGAATTCTCTCCTTGAGGTTGTAGAGCAACACATGCTCAAAAAGAATCACAGGGTTATCACTTCTGATAGCTGCCTTCATCAAGCCTTTGGCATTGTAGGGGGTTGAACAGGCAACCATCTGGATTCCAGGAATAGACTGGAAATATGACTCAAGGCGTTGAGAGTGCTCGGCTCCAAGCTGTCGACCCACTCCACCAGGACCTCGGATGACGATTGGTATCTTAAACTGGCCACCAGATGTGTAGTGGAGCATACCACAGTTGTTAGATATCTGATTGAAAGCTAGAAGAAGAAATCCCATGTTCATTCCCTCAACAACTGGACGCAAGCCAGTCATTGCAGCTCCAATGCCCATACCAGTGAAAGAGTTCTCAGCAATGGGAGTGTCAAGAACCCTGAGATCACCATATTTTGGGGCAAGGCCTTTAGTCACCTTGTACGAACCTCCATAATGACCAACATCTTCACCCATTACACAAACAGTGGGATCTCTGTCCATCTCTTCTTCAAGACCTTCGCGGAGAGCCTCAAAGAGCAACAGTTCATGCCTAAAGATGTACATTCAAACACGTAAGTGGTGTCATCAAGTAAGAAGAGATTGGATAAAGAACAATCAGGTAAACAAGCAATTGGGAAGTAATTGATATAGTTCACACAACGATTGACAatttaagagagagaaagagagagagggagaaaagAGAACATATTAACCAGACAACAGAGATCGATTCAATGAGGGATGTTTAATGATCCTATACTGGTactcttctcttctttttgtttgTGAGACACATCACACGTTCCAAGCACACAGCAGTAAACTGGAGTGCAAGTTAGAATGCATTCTGAGAATTCAATACAGTTGTGCCCCTTTGTAGCTTTCTGGcgtatatgaaattaaataaatgacAAGGACAAAATCTAAGATTTCATCAGTTCCTTACAAGCTAGAAATACGAATTGATCATTGTAATAGTTGTATAGCTTCAGCAACATCTtaggtttatttttttcttttggatagtCAATTTCTTAGAGTTGGAAATCATTTCAATAAAATACTTATAACAAGATTCACCGCAATTATAAATCTTATAATTTTGGAGCAAATAATGGATGAAAAAATGGAATTACCACAAGAGGAAAAGAGAGGATAGACACGATTAATACCCttagtaattctttatttttaaatccaCAGGAGACTTGTTTGGCCGAAACAGATTCACTAAAACATGTTCTTCTCGGTATATGCCTGTTTTAGGTCGGAAACTAGGGTTGAGCTTTGATTCCTCATGTAGTCCTTCCTttgtttcttttcctttttttatatcCCCATACTAATCCAAACACAAAAACCATATAACTCCCACCATCACTCTCCTTACTTTGTTTCTGCCAACACAATTCAGAACAAATAGGAGAATTAGACATGTTCAACGCAGGATGAACTGGCATCATCTGAAGCAAAACAACAAATGCTATTGTTTTGTCTATTCCCTTTAACGACACCAAAGAGATAAACAGCTTCCATTAAACCATAATCTATTAGCCAAGCTCCTTTGCAAGCCAAGATTGTCAAACATTACCCTAGTCAGccaagattttttaaaaataaataaatctaatcGGCTGACACGCATCACCCCTCGGACATgaagtttcataaaaaaaaagtgataattaGAGACATAGAAGACAAATATTAGGAGAGACAAGTCAAGTGGCAACTACAACGAAGCAATTTGAGCTATAAAGATGTGCATGAGAATTAAATATACCCTGGCTTGGATGAAGTAGAAGCTGCTGCAGTATCTTCTTTTGCCTGTAAAAGAATAACAtgcaacaccaaatctcaagttcaaaaaacaataaaatttacTACGTTATGCACATTTCTGCCAGTAAATAATTACTCCCTATGTTTCAATTTGTTAGTTTTACTTGTCTTTTTAGTTCGTTTGAAAAAGAATGTCTCTTTCATTTTTTAGCAACTCTTTCATtctaactttccacatggcatgtttgaGACCACAAGGTTAAAACgcattttggtacattctacATATCGTTAGTTTTATACCACAATATTCAAGAGTCTTCTTTACTCTCTTAAACATCATGTCAAGTCAAAACCAGACCAACAAactaaaacggagggagtactaattTATGCACATTTTGGTAGTAAATGATTACATTACATCCATACATAAACATAAACACAAAATCATAATAGAGAGTAAAGAATACTAACAGCAACAGCATTAGTAATAAAGTGTTCAGCTCTACCCCCACGTCCATTCAAACCATAGCTCAAGCGACCATCAGAGCTAACCACAAAAGAACTTCCTTTCCTCACTGCACCAACAAAACACACACatgtatcaaaaccaaaccataaaacCCACAAAATGGAAGACAAATGAATTGAAATTTGAACTAAATGGAATATAAAAGATTCTTCTAATGGACAAAATAATACCTGATACAGATCAAATCATCAAAAACAACCCAAAAGACACAAAGATCAGATAAATCAAGAATCAGAAAACAAAACCGAAAGAAcaaaaagacataaatttaagCTATCCCAACAAACCCAATTTCGAATAGCAGCTAAAGATCCATAAATGGCAACAAACCTGAAATTCCCTTATCGTCACAATTTCTACAAGCTAGAAGCCATATCAACATCAAAGTTTATTCTCACCCGTACCCTTAGGCCACATTTCATCACTTTAAGTAGATAACCCCTCATATGTGACAAAATACCCAAAATCCGAGCAAATCTCGACAATAATGTAATTTCAGTTCATAAGCATCTATCAGCTAAATCCCAATCCCAATTTCACATAATACAAATCGAATTTCAAATCATAAGTCATATATTAGCTGAATTGCACATTTCGGGTTTTCACAACGTCACTACAATCACTCAATACTTCTTAGTCATCATCTCACCCAACCCATAACATGTTTTACACGATAAGCTATCACCTAAAGATCAGATAAATCAAGAATCGGAAAACAGAACAAATAAAAAAGGACTTTAATTTAAGCAACACTAACAAAAACCATTTTAGAATAAAGaatcataaatttgaaaaaaaaaaaaaaaaaagaagacataaATTTAAGCAGTACTAACAAAACCCAATTTCGAATACTAGCTAAACTAAAGATTCATAAAttgcaccaaaaaaaaaaacataaatttagaCAATACTAAACAAAACCAATTTAGAATACTAGCTAAAGATTCATAAATTgctaacacacacacacacataaatttAAGCAACACTAACAAAAACCAATTTAGAATACCAGCTAAAGAATCATAAATtgcaaacacacacacacacacataaatttAAGCAATACTAACAAAACCCAATTTAGAATACTAACTAAATATTCATAAAATTGCAATAAACCTGACAAAAATTACCTAAATCAAGAATcagaatcagaaaaaaaaaaaaaaaagacataaatttaagGAATGATAACCAAACCCAATTTAAAAAACTAGCTAAAGATTCATAATTTCTTTTACCAACCTGACAAAGATCTAGGAGAAATGGATAAAAATGACTTCTTGATATCCAAAGAATTGGGTGAAGTAAGTGCAGTAGCAGCACCAATTCCTTGTATAATAGCAGCCATTTGGAAAGAAAAATGGATTCTTGATTCAAATAAATGAAGAGAAAATGTAGTATAAGAATGTGGATACAAATGGCAGCACCTATATAATAACTATGTACAAAATGGGTGAAAAGTTGGTTgtttataataaagaaaaaatgaattgGGGCGGAGAGAACAAAGTCTAGATGGAGTTGACAAGAACACAGTGAATCCTCTTGCATCACCCCACCCACCCAACCCAACAAAAGACACCCCACCCCAACCCACCCAAATTTGTAAGGCCCAAGAAAATATATAagtatattattaataaaaaaaaattaaattaaccttttttaagaaaaacatttttaaaagaatattggTAAATATaaggggtgtgtttggtatgatgaaaaatgttttcttatttttccttactTGATTGTACTAAAACATtgagaaaatgtttttcaaaatgacttatttttttctatttgagggaaaatgactttgCTCATGGgtcaaggaaagtcattttccagaaaatgacaaatgtgacttttATGTCCCCACCCCACCTTACCCCCATCCCAACAACACTCAAATTTacattactcaaaaatatttttcactgtgctttaCTTCaattttcactgcttgaaataaaaaatattgaagtccaattttttccttgttttcaatgttcgttgaatCTATTGTTATTTCCAtgtgcatagaggaagacttaccaatgttacttttgctaattgcatatttcattttgttatcaTTGTAGTttgtttcacaaggttgaataagcttgtcgttcaattgtatttctattgattgtggtattttgagattgtcctgataaaatgttgaaaaatgtTTCCTATGTTTGCTAATTAGTAATTGCTTAAAATTTAGTGACTTGTAATATCTTAATACTCAATATTGATATTGTTTgatatgcttaaattagttcagGCAATGATATattagttaacagttagtagtatcttctaaaaaaaaatttttcactcaccaaccaaacactaaaaaatatatttctgaaaaatattttctactcactaatcaaacaccataaaat is from Capsicum annuum cultivar UCD-10X-F1 chromosome 5, UCD10Xv1.1, whole genome shotgun sequence and encodes:
- the LOC107870448 gene encoding pyruvate dehydrogenase E1 component subunit beta-3, chloroplastic-like (The RefSeq protein has 1 substitution compared to this genomic sequence), which produces MAAIIQGIGAATALTSPNSLDIKKSFLSISPRSLSVRKGSSFVVSSDGRLSYGLNGRGGRAEHFITNAVAAKEDTAAASTSSKPGHELLLFEALREGLEEEMDRDPTVCVMGEDVGHYGGSYKVTKGLAPKYGDLRVLDTPIAENSFTGMGIGAAMTGLRPVVEGMNMGFLLLAFNQISNNCGMLHYTSGGQFKIPIVIRGPGGVGRQLGAEHSQRLESYFQSIPGIQMVACSTPYNAKGLMKAAIRSDNPVILFEHVLLYNLKERIQDEEYVLNLEEAEMVRPGEHVTILTYSRMRYHVMQAAKTLVNKGYDPEVIDIRSLKPFDLYTIGKSVKKTHRVLIVEECMRTGGIGASLTAAITENFHDYLDAPIVCLSSQDVPTPYAGTLENWTVVQPPQIVTAVEQLCQ